Proteins from a single region of Eretmochelys imbricata isolate rEreImb1 chromosome 20, rEreImb1.hap1, whole genome shotgun sequence:
- the LOC144277479 gene encoding keratin, type II cytoskeletal 5-like isoform X3 — MSRQSTVRCQSGKLGFSASSAIIPNSCRTSYSSHSVSRAGGCGAGAGRVVGGGNCFGSRSLYSVGGSKRISMAGSSGGFLCGAPGPVGFAGGAGYGFGFGGGIGRGYGLAGAGFGGGRVGLGFPVYPPGGIQEVTINQSLLTPLNLEVDPTIQRVRKEEKEQIKTLNNQFASFIDKVQFLEQQNRVLETKWSLLQEQEQKTVKNNIEPLFENYIGNLRRQLNNLMNERGRLEGDLNNMQNVVEDFKNKYEDEINRRTTAENDFVTLKKDVDSAYMNKVELDAKVDSLTDEINFLRALYEMELAQMQQQVSNTSVILSMDNNRDLDLDGIIAEVKAQYEEIANRSRAEAESWYQTKYEELQVTAGRHGDDLRNTKHEISELNRVIQRLRNEIDNVKRQCANLQAAIAEVEERGELALKDAKGKLAELEDALQKAKGDLARQLREYQELMNVKLALDIEIATYRKLLEGEESRLCGEGVGAMNISVVTSTVGGGSGNRSGVCIGGGSGLGIGGGSGGSGVCIGDGSGLGMGGGLSVGGSSFSSGSGRGIGGLSLGGGSGSSVKFVSTTSSTRRSYKS, encoded by the exons ATGTCTCGCCAATCCACTGTAAGGTGCCAGAGTGGGAAACTGGGCTTTAGTGCCTCTTCTGCCATCATCCCAAACAGCTGCCGCACCAGCTACAGCTCACATTCTGTATCCCGGGCCGGAGGTTGCGGCGCTGGTGCTGGAAGGGTTGTTGGTGGTGGCAATTGCTTTGGCAGCAGAAGCCTCTACAGCGTGGGTGGATCTAAAAGAATCTCCATGGCTGGCAGCAGTGGTGGCTTTCTGTGTGGCGCTCCAGGCCCAGTTGGTTTTGCTGGCGGCGCTGGCTACGGATTCGGTTTCGGTGGTGGAATAGGCAGGGGCTATGGGTTAGCTGGAGCTGGGTTTGGTGGCGGAAGAGTTGGCCTCGGGTTCCCTGTTTACCCACCCGGCGGGATCCAAGAAGTGACCATCAACCAGAGCCTTCTAACACCTCTCAACTTGGAAGTCGACCCCACCATCCAGAGGGTGCGTAAAGAGGAGAAGGAGCAAATCAAGACCCTCAACAACCAATTCGCCTCCTTCATTGACAAG GTCCAATTCCTCGAGCAGCAAAATAGGGTGCTGGAAACCAAATGGAGCCTGCTGCAGGAACAGGAACAAAAAACCGTGAAAAACAACATTGAACCCCTCTTTGAAAATTACATTGGTAATCTCAGGAGGCAGCTGAACAACCTGATGAATGAGAGAGGAAGACTTGAAGGGGACCTGAACAACATGCAGAATGTGGTGGAGGATTTCAAGAACAA GTATGAAGATGAAATCAACAGGCGCACAACTGCCGAGAATGACTTTGTGACACTCAAGAAG GATGTGGACAGTGCCTACATGAACAAGGTGGAGCTGGATGCCAAGGTGGACTCCCTGACTGATGAGATCAATTTCCTCAGAGCCCTGTACGAAATG GAACTGGCTCAGATGCAGCAGCAGGTCTCCAACACCTCCGTCATTCTGTCTATGGACAACAACCGAGACCTGGACCTGGATGGCATCATTGCTGAAGTCAAAGCGCAGTACGAGGAGATTGCTAACAGGAGCCGAGCTGAGGCTGAATCTTGGTACCAAACGAAG TATGAAGAGCTGCAGGTTACTGCTGGCAGACACGGGGATGACCTCCGCAACACCAAGCATGAAATCTCAGAGCTGAACCGAGTCATCCAGAGACTGAGGAATGAAATTGACAATGTGAAAAGACAG TGCGCCAACCTGCAAGCAGCCATTGCTGAGGTGGAGGAGCGCGGTGAACTGGCCCTCAAGGATGCCAAGGGCAAactggctgagctggaggatgCCCTGCAGAAGGCCAAGGGAGATTTGGCACGTCAGCTGCGGGAGTACCAGGAGCTGATGAATGTCAAGCTGGCCCTGGATATCGAGATCGCCACCTACAGGAAGTTGCTGGAAGGAGAGGAGAGCAG GCTGTGTGGAGAAGGTGTTGGTGCAATGAATATCT CTGTGGTCACCTCAACTGTTGGTGGTGGGTCTGGAAACAGAAGTGGTGTCTGCATTGGAGGTGGAAGTGGTCTCGGCATTGGAGGTGGAAGCG GTGGAAGCGGTGTCTGCATTGGAGATGGAAGCGGTCTTGGCATGGGAGGTGGGCTCAGTGTTGGAGGAAGCAGCTTCAGCTCTGGAAGCGGAAGAGGCATCGGCGGGTTGAGCCTTGGAGGCGGAAGTGGCTCTAGCGTGAAATTTGTCTCAACTACCTCTTCCACCAGAAGAAGCTACAAAAGCTAA
- the LOC144277479 gene encoding keratin, type II cytoskeletal 5-like isoform X7, whose protein sequence is MSRQSTVRCQSGKLGFSASSAIIPNSCRTSYSSHSVSRAGGCGAGAGRVVGGGNCFGSRSLYSVGGSKRISMAGSSGGFLCGAPGPVGFAGGAGYGFGFGGGIGRGYGLAGAGFGGGRVGLGFPVYPPGGIQEVTINQSLLTPLNLEVDPTIQRVRKEEKEQIKTLNNQFASFIDKVQFLEQQNRVLETKWSLLQEQEQKTVKNNIEPLFENYIGNLRRQLNNLMNERGRLEGDLNNMQNVVEDFKNKYEDEINRRTTAENDFVTLKKDVDSAYMNKVELDAKVDSLTDEINFLRALYEMELAQMQQQVSNTSVILSMDNNRDLDLDGIIAEVKAQYEEIANRSRAEAESWYQTKYEELQVTAGRHGDDLRNTKHEISELNRVIQRLRNEIDNVKRQCANLQAAIAEVEERGELALKDAKGKLAELEDALQKAKGDLARQLREYQELMNVKLALDIEIATYRKLLEGEESRLCGEGVGAMNISVVTSTVGGGSGNRSGVCIGDGSGLGMGGGLSVGGSSFSSGSGRGIGGLSLGGGSGSSVKFVSTTSSTRRSYKS, encoded by the exons ATGTCTCGCCAATCCACTGTAAGGTGCCAGAGTGGGAAACTGGGCTTTAGTGCCTCTTCTGCCATCATCCCAAACAGCTGCCGCACCAGCTACAGCTCACATTCTGTATCCCGGGCCGGAGGTTGCGGCGCTGGTGCTGGAAGGGTTGTTGGTGGTGGCAATTGCTTTGGCAGCAGAAGCCTCTACAGCGTGGGTGGATCTAAAAGAATCTCCATGGCTGGCAGCAGTGGTGGCTTTCTGTGTGGCGCTCCAGGCCCAGTTGGTTTTGCTGGCGGCGCTGGCTACGGATTCGGTTTCGGTGGTGGAATAGGCAGGGGCTATGGGTTAGCTGGAGCTGGGTTTGGTGGCGGAAGAGTTGGCCTCGGGTTCCCTGTTTACCCACCCGGCGGGATCCAAGAAGTGACCATCAACCAGAGCCTTCTAACACCTCTCAACTTGGAAGTCGACCCCACCATCCAGAGGGTGCGTAAAGAGGAGAAGGAGCAAATCAAGACCCTCAACAACCAATTCGCCTCCTTCATTGACAAG GTCCAATTCCTCGAGCAGCAAAATAGGGTGCTGGAAACCAAATGGAGCCTGCTGCAGGAACAGGAACAAAAAACCGTGAAAAACAACATTGAACCCCTCTTTGAAAATTACATTGGTAATCTCAGGAGGCAGCTGAACAACCTGATGAATGAGAGAGGAAGACTTGAAGGGGACCTGAACAACATGCAGAATGTGGTGGAGGATTTCAAGAACAA GTATGAAGATGAAATCAACAGGCGCACAACTGCCGAGAATGACTTTGTGACACTCAAGAAG GATGTGGACAGTGCCTACATGAACAAGGTGGAGCTGGATGCCAAGGTGGACTCCCTGACTGATGAGATCAATTTCCTCAGAGCCCTGTACGAAATG GAACTGGCTCAGATGCAGCAGCAGGTCTCCAACACCTCCGTCATTCTGTCTATGGACAACAACCGAGACCTGGACCTGGATGGCATCATTGCTGAAGTCAAAGCGCAGTACGAGGAGATTGCTAACAGGAGCCGAGCTGAGGCTGAATCTTGGTACCAAACGAAG TATGAAGAGCTGCAGGTTACTGCTGGCAGACACGGGGATGACCTCCGCAACACCAAGCATGAAATCTCAGAGCTGAACCGAGTCATCCAGAGACTGAGGAATGAAATTGACAATGTGAAAAGACAG TGCGCCAACCTGCAAGCAGCCATTGCTGAGGTGGAGGAGCGCGGTGAACTGGCCCTCAAGGATGCCAAGGGCAAactggctgagctggaggatgCCCTGCAGAAGGCCAAGGGAGATTTGGCACGTCAGCTGCGGGAGTACCAGGAGCTGATGAATGTCAAGCTGGCCCTGGATATCGAGATCGCCACCTACAGGAAGTTGCTGGAAGGAGAGGAGAGCAG GCTGTGTGGAGAAGGTGTTGGTGCAATGAATATCT CTGTGGTCACCTCAACTGTTGGTGGTGGGTCTGGAAACAGAAGTGGTGTCTGCATTGGAG ATGGAAGCGGTCTTGGCATGGGAGGTGGGCTCAGTGTTGGAGGAAGCAGCTTCAGCTCTGGAAGCGGAAGAGGCATCGGCGGGTTGAGCCTTGGAGGCGGAAGTGGCTCTAGCGTGAAATTTGTCTCAACTACCTCTTCCACCAGAAGAAGCTACAAAAGCTAA
- the LOC144277479 gene encoding keratin, type II cytoskeletal 5-like isoform X6 → MSRQSTVRCQSGKLGFSASSAIIPNSCRTSYSSHSVSRAGGCGAGAGRVVGGGNCFGSRSLYSVGGSKRISMAGSSGGFLCGAPGPVGFAGGAGYGFGFGGGIGRGYGLAGAGFGGGRVGLGFPVYPPGGIQEVTINQSLLTPLNLEVDPTIQRVRKEEKEQIKTLNNQFASFIDKVQFLEQQNRVLETKWSLLQEQEQKTVKNNIEPLFENYIGNLRRQLNNLMNERGRLEGDLNNMQNVVEDFKNKYEDEINRRTTAENDFVTLKKDVDSAYMNKVELDAKVDSLTDEINFLRALYEMELAQMQQQVSNTSVILSMDNNRDLDLDGIIAEVKAQYEEIANRSRAEAESWYQTKYEELQVTAGRHGDDLRNTKHEISELNRVIQRLRNEIDNVKRQCANLQAAIAEVEERGELALKDAKGKLAELEDALQKAKGDLARQLREYQELMNVKLALDIEIATYRKLLEGEESRLCGEGVGAMNISVVTSTVGGGSGNRSGVCIGGGSGLGIGGGSGLGIGGGLSVGGSSFSSGSGRGIGGLSLGGGSGSSVKFVSTTSSTRRSYKS, encoded by the exons ATGTCTCGCCAATCCACTGTAAGGTGCCAGAGTGGGAAACTGGGCTTTAGTGCCTCTTCTGCCATCATCCCAAACAGCTGCCGCACCAGCTACAGCTCACATTCTGTATCCCGGGCCGGAGGTTGCGGCGCTGGTGCTGGAAGGGTTGTTGGTGGTGGCAATTGCTTTGGCAGCAGAAGCCTCTACAGCGTGGGTGGATCTAAAAGAATCTCCATGGCTGGCAGCAGTGGTGGCTTTCTGTGTGGCGCTCCAGGCCCAGTTGGTTTTGCTGGCGGCGCTGGCTACGGATTCGGTTTCGGTGGTGGAATAGGCAGGGGCTATGGGTTAGCTGGAGCTGGGTTTGGTGGCGGAAGAGTTGGCCTCGGGTTCCCTGTTTACCCACCCGGCGGGATCCAAGAAGTGACCATCAACCAGAGCCTTCTAACACCTCTCAACTTGGAAGTCGACCCCACCATCCAGAGGGTGCGTAAAGAGGAGAAGGAGCAAATCAAGACCCTCAACAACCAATTCGCCTCCTTCATTGACAAG GTCCAATTCCTCGAGCAGCAAAATAGGGTGCTGGAAACCAAATGGAGCCTGCTGCAGGAACAGGAACAAAAAACCGTGAAAAACAACATTGAACCCCTCTTTGAAAATTACATTGGTAATCTCAGGAGGCAGCTGAACAACCTGATGAATGAGAGAGGAAGACTTGAAGGGGACCTGAACAACATGCAGAATGTGGTGGAGGATTTCAAGAACAA GTATGAAGATGAAATCAACAGGCGCACAACTGCCGAGAATGACTTTGTGACACTCAAGAAG GATGTGGACAGTGCCTACATGAACAAGGTGGAGCTGGATGCCAAGGTGGACTCCCTGACTGATGAGATCAATTTCCTCAGAGCCCTGTACGAAATG GAACTGGCTCAGATGCAGCAGCAGGTCTCCAACACCTCCGTCATTCTGTCTATGGACAACAACCGAGACCTGGACCTGGATGGCATCATTGCTGAAGTCAAAGCGCAGTACGAGGAGATTGCTAACAGGAGCCGAGCTGAGGCTGAATCTTGGTACCAAACGAAG TATGAAGAGCTGCAGGTTACTGCTGGCAGACACGGGGATGACCTCCGCAACACCAAGCATGAAATCTCAGAGCTGAACCGAGTCATCCAGAGACTGAGGAATGAAATTGACAATGTGAAAAGACAG TGCGCCAACCTGCAAGCAGCCATTGCTGAGGTGGAGGAGCGCGGTGAACTGGCCCTCAAGGATGCCAAGGGCAAactggctgagctggaggatgCCCTGCAGAAGGCCAAGGGAGATTTGGCACGTCAGCTGCGGGAGTACCAGGAGCTGATGAATGTCAAGCTGGCCCTGGATATCGAGATCGCCACCTACAGGAAGTTGCTGGAAGGAGAGGAGAGCAG GCTGTGTGGAGAAGGTGTTGGTGCAATGAATATCT CTGTGGTCACCTCAACTGTTGGTGGTGGGTCTGGAAACAGAAGTGGTGTCTGCATTGGAGGTGGAAGTGGTCTCGGCATTGGAGGTGGAAGCGGTCTCGGCATTGGAG GTGGGCTCAGTGTTGGAGGAAGCAGCTTCAGCTCTGGAAGCGGAAGAGGCATCGGCGGGTTGAGCCTTGGAGGCGGAAGTGGCTCTAGCGTGAAATTTGTCTCAACTACCTCTTCCACCAGAAGAAGCTACAAAAGCTAA
- the LOC144277479 gene encoding keratin, type II cytoskeletal 5-like isoform X5, which produces MSRQSTVRCQSGKLGFSASSAIIPNSCRTSYSSHSVSRAGGCGAGAGRVVGGGNCFGSRSLYSVGGSKRISMAGSSGGFLCGAPGPVGFAGGAGYGFGFGGGIGRGYGLAGAGFGGGRVGLGFPVYPPGGIQEVTINQSLLTPLNLEVDPTIQRVRKEEKEQIKTLNNQFASFIDKVQFLEQQNRVLETKWSLLQEQEQKTVKNNIEPLFENYIGNLRRQLNNLMNERGRLEGDLNNMQNVVEDFKNKYEDEINRRTTAENDFVTLKKDVDSAYMNKVELDAKVDSLTDEINFLRALYEMELAQMQQQVSNTSVILSMDNNRDLDLDGIIAEVKAQYEEIANRSRAEAESWYQTKYEELQVTAGRHGDDLRNTKHEISELNRVIQRLRNEIDNVKRQCANLQAAIAEVEERGELALKDAKGKLAELEDALQKAKGDLARQLREYQELMNVKLALDIEIATYRKLLEGEESRLCGEGVGAMNISVVTSTVGGGSGNRSGVCIGGGSGLGIGGGSGLGIGGGSGVCIGGGLSVGGSSFSSGSGRGIGGLSLGGGSGSSVKFVSTTSSTRRSYKS; this is translated from the exons ATGTCTCGCCAATCCACTGTAAGGTGCCAGAGTGGGAAACTGGGCTTTAGTGCCTCTTCTGCCATCATCCCAAACAGCTGCCGCACCAGCTACAGCTCACATTCTGTATCCCGGGCCGGAGGTTGCGGCGCTGGTGCTGGAAGGGTTGTTGGTGGTGGCAATTGCTTTGGCAGCAGAAGCCTCTACAGCGTGGGTGGATCTAAAAGAATCTCCATGGCTGGCAGCAGTGGTGGCTTTCTGTGTGGCGCTCCAGGCCCAGTTGGTTTTGCTGGCGGCGCTGGCTACGGATTCGGTTTCGGTGGTGGAATAGGCAGGGGCTATGGGTTAGCTGGAGCTGGGTTTGGTGGCGGAAGAGTTGGCCTCGGGTTCCCTGTTTACCCACCCGGCGGGATCCAAGAAGTGACCATCAACCAGAGCCTTCTAACACCTCTCAACTTGGAAGTCGACCCCACCATCCAGAGGGTGCGTAAAGAGGAGAAGGAGCAAATCAAGACCCTCAACAACCAATTCGCCTCCTTCATTGACAAG GTCCAATTCCTCGAGCAGCAAAATAGGGTGCTGGAAACCAAATGGAGCCTGCTGCAGGAACAGGAACAAAAAACCGTGAAAAACAACATTGAACCCCTCTTTGAAAATTACATTGGTAATCTCAGGAGGCAGCTGAACAACCTGATGAATGAGAGAGGAAGACTTGAAGGGGACCTGAACAACATGCAGAATGTGGTGGAGGATTTCAAGAACAA GTATGAAGATGAAATCAACAGGCGCACAACTGCCGAGAATGACTTTGTGACACTCAAGAAG GATGTGGACAGTGCCTACATGAACAAGGTGGAGCTGGATGCCAAGGTGGACTCCCTGACTGATGAGATCAATTTCCTCAGAGCCCTGTACGAAATG GAACTGGCTCAGATGCAGCAGCAGGTCTCCAACACCTCCGTCATTCTGTCTATGGACAACAACCGAGACCTGGACCTGGATGGCATCATTGCTGAAGTCAAAGCGCAGTACGAGGAGATTGCTAACAGGAGCCGAGCTGAGGCTGAATCTTGGTACCAAACGAAG TATGAAGAGCTGCAGGTTACTGCTGGCAGACACGGGGATGACCTCCGCAACACCAAGCATGAAATCTCAGAGCTGAACCGAGTCATCCAGAGACTGAGGAATGAAATTGACAATGTGAAAAGACAG TGCGCCAACCTGCAAGCAGCCATTGCTGAGGTGGAGGAGCGCGGTGAACTGGCCCTCAAGGATGCCAAGGGCAAactggctgagctggaggatgCCCTGCAGAAGGCCAAGGGAGATTTGGCACGTCAGCTGCGGGAGTACCAGGAGCTGATGAATGTCAAGCTGGCCCTGGATATCGAGATCGCCACCTACAGGAAGTTGCTGGAAGGAGAGGAGAGCAG GCTGTGTGGAGAAGGTGTTGGTGCAATGAATATCT CTGTGGTCACCTCAACTGTTGGTGGTGGGTCTGGAAACAGAAGTGGTGTCTGCATTGGAGGTGGAAGTGGTCTCGGCATTGGAGGTGGAAGCGGTCTCGGCATTGGAGGTGGAAGCGGTGTCTGCATTGGAG GTGGGCTCAGTGTTGGAGGAAGCAGCTTCAGCTCTGGAAGCGGAAGAGGCATCGGCGGGTTGAGCCTTGGAGGCGGAAGTGGCTCTAGCGTGAAATTTGTCTCAACTACCTCTTCCACCAGAAGAAGCTACAAAAGCTAA
- the LOC144277479 gene encoding keratin, type II cytoskeletal 5-like isoform X1, with translation MSRQSTVRCQSGKLGFSASSAIIPNSCRTSYSSHSVSRAGGCGAGAGRVVGGGNCFGSRSLYSVGGSKRISMAGSSGGFLCGAPGPVGFAGGAGYGFGFGGGIGRGYGLAGAGFGGGRVGLGFPVYPPGGIQEVTINQSLLTPLNLEVDPTIQRVRKEEKEQIKTLNNQFASFIDKVQFLEQQNRVLETKWSLLQEQEQKTVKNNIEPLFENYIGNLRRQLNNLMNERGRLEGDLNNMQNVVEDFKNKYEDEINRRTTAENDFVTLKKDVDSAYMNKVELDAKVDSLTDEINFLRALYEMELAQMQQQVSNTSVILSMDNNRDLDLDGIIAEVKAQYEEIANRSRAEAESWYQTKYEELQVTAGRHGDDLRNTKHEISELNRVIQRLRNEIDNVKRQCANLQAAIAEVEERGELALKDAKGKLAELEDALQKAKGDLARQLREYQELMNVKLALDIEIATYRKLLEGEESRLCGEGVGAMNISVVTSTVGGGSGNRSGVCIGGGSGLGIGGGSGLGIGGGSGVCIGGGSGVCIGGGSGLGIGGGSGVCIGDGSGLGMGGGLSVGGSSFSSGSGRGIGGLSLGGGSGSSVKFVSTTSSTRRSYKS, from the exons ATGTCTCGCCAATCCACTGTAAGGTGCCAGAGTGGGAAACTGGGCTTTAGTGCCTCTTCTGCCATCATCCCAAACAGCTGCCGCACCAGCTACAGCTCACATTCTGTATCCCGGGCCGGAGGTTGCGGCGCTGGTGCTGGAAGGGTTGTTGGTGGTGGCAATTGCTTTGGCAGCAGAAGCCTCTACAGCGTGGGTGGATCTAAAAGAATCTCCATGGCTGGCAGCAGTGGTGGCTTTCTGTGTGGCGCTCCAGGCCCAGTTGGTTTTGCTGGCGGCGCTGGCTACGGATTCGGTTTCGGTGGTGGAATAGGCAGGGGCTATGGGTTAGCTGGAGCTGGGTTTGGTGGCGGAAGAGTTGGCCTCGGGTTCCCTGTTTACCCACCCGGCGGGATCCAAGAAGTGACCATCAACCAGAGCCTTCTAACACCTCTCAACTTGGAAGTCGACCCCACCATCCAGAGGGTGCGTAAAGAGGAGAAGGAGCAAATCAAGACCCTCAACAACCAATTCGCCTCCTTCATTGACAAG GTCCAATTCCTCGAGCAGCAAAATAGGGTGCTGGAAACCAAATGGAGCCTGCTGCAGGAACAGGAACAAAAAACCGTGAAAAACAACATTGAACCCCTCTTTGAAAATTACATTGGTAATCTCAGGAGGCAGCTGAACAACCTGATGAATGAGAGAGGAAGACTTGAAGGGGACCTGAACAACATGCAGAATGTGGTGGAGGATTTCAAGAACAA GTATGAAGATGAAATCAACAGGCGCACAACTGCCGAGAATGACTTTGTGACACTCAAGAAG GATGTGGACAGTGCCTACATGAACAAGGTGGAGCTGGATGCCAAGGTGGACTCCCTGACTGATGAGATCAATTTCCTCAGAGCCCTGTACGAAATG GAACTGGCTCAGATGCAGCAGCAGGTCTCCAACACCTCCGTCATTCTGTCTATGGACAACAACCGAGACCTGGACCTGGATGGCATCATTGCTGAAGTCAAAGCGCAGTACGAGGAGATTGCTAACAGGAGCCGAGCTGAGGCTGAATCTTGGTACCAAACGAAG TATGAAGAGCTGCAGGTTACTGCTGGCAGACACGGGGATGACCTCCGCAACACCAAGCATGAAATCTCAGAGCTGAACCGAGTCATCCAGAGACTGAGGAATGAAATTGACAATGTGAAAAGACAG TGCGCCAACCTGCAAGCAGCCATTGCTGAGGTGGAGGAGCGCGGTGAACTGGCCCTCAAGGATGCCAAGGGCAAactggctgagctggaggatgCCCTGCAGAAGGCCAAGGGAGATTTGGCACGTCAGCTGCGGGAGTACCAGGAGCTGATGAATGTCAAGCTGGCCCTGGATATCGAGATCGCCACCTACAGGAAGTTGCTGGAAGGAGAGGAGAGCAG GCTGTGTGGAGAAGGTGTTGGTGCAATGAATATCT CTGTGGTCACCTCAACTGTTGGTGGTGGGTCTGGAAACAGAAGTGGTGTCTGCATTGGAGGTGGAAGTGGTCTCGGCATTGGAGGTGGAAGCGGTCTCGGCATTGGAGGTGGAAGCGGTGTCTGCATTGGAGGTGGAAGCGGTGTCTGCATTGGAGGTGGAAGTGGTCTCGGCATTGGAGGTGGAAGCGGTGTCTGCATTGGAGATGGAAGCGGTCTTGGCATGGGAGGTGGGCTCAGTGTTGGAGGAAGCAGCTTCAGCTCTGGAAGCGGAAGAGGCATCGGCGGGTTGAGCCTTGGAGGCGGAAGTGGCTCTAGCGTGAAATTTGTCTCAACTACCTCTTCCACCAGAAGAAGCTACAAAAGCTAA
- the LOC144277479 gene encoding keratin, type II cytoskeletal 5-like isoform X2, which produces MSRQSTVRCQSGKLGFSASSAIIPNSCRTSYSSHSVSRAGGCGAGAGRVVGGGNCFGSRSLYSVGGSKRISMAGSSGGFLCGAPGPVGFAGGAGYGFGFGGGIGRGYGLAGAGFGGGRVGLGFPVYPPGGIQEVTINQSLLTPLNLEVDPTIQRVRKEEKEQIKTLNNQFASFIDKVQFLEQQNRVLETKWSLLQEQEQKTVKNNIEPLFENYIGNLRRQLNNLMNERGRLEGDLNNMQNVVEDFKNKYEDEINRRTTAENDFVTLKKDVDSAYMNKVELDAKVDSLTDEINFLRALYEMELAQMQQQVSNTSVILSMDNNRDLDLDGIIAEVKAQYEEIANRSRAEAESWYQTKYEELQVTAGRHGDDLRNTKHEISELNRVIQRLRNEIDNVKRQCANLQAAIAEVEERGELALKDAKGKLAELEDALQKAKGDLARQLREYQELMNVKLALDIEIATYRKLLEGEESRLCGEGVGAMNISVVTSTVGGGSGNRSGVCIGGGSGLGIGGGSGLGIGGGSGGSGVCIGDGSGLGMGGGLSVGGSSFSSGSGRGIGGLSLGGGSGSSVKFVSTTSSTRRSYKS; this is translated from the exons ATGTCTCGCCAATCCACTGTAAGGTGCCAGAGTGGGAAACTGGGCTTTAGTGCCTCTTCTGCCATCATCCCAAACAGCTGCCGCACCAGCTACAGCTCACATTCTGTATCCCGGGCCGGAGGTTGCGGCGCTGGTGCTGGAAGGGTTGTTGGTGGTGGCAATTGCTTTGGCAGCAGAAGCCTCTACAGCGTGGGTGGATCTAAAAGAATCTCCATGGCTGGCAGCAGTGGTGGCTTTCTGTGTGGCGCTCCAGGCCCAGTTGGTTTTGCTGGCGGCGCTGGCTACGGATTCGGTTTCGGTGGTGGAATAGGCAGGGGCTATGGGTTAGCTGGAGCTGGGTTTGGTGGCGGAAGAGTTGGCCTCGGGTTCCCTGTTTACCCACCCGGCGGGATCCAAGAAGTGACCATCAACCAGAGCCTTCTAACACCTCTCAACTTGGAAGTCGACCCCACCATCCAGAGGGTGCGTAAAGAGGAGAAGGAGCAAATCAAGACCCTCAACAACCAATTCGCCTCCTTCATTGACAAG GTCCAATTCCTCGAGCAGCAAAATAGGGTGCTGGAAACCAAATGGAGCCTGCTGCAGGAACAGGAACAAAAAACCGTGAAAAACAACATTGAACCCCTCTTTGAAAATTACATTGGTAATCTCAGGAGGCAGCTGAACAACCTGATGAATGAGAGAGGAAGACTTGAAGGGGACCTGAACAACATGCAGAATGTGGTGGAGGATTTCAAGAACAA GTATGAAGATGAAATCAACAGGCGCACAACTGCCGAGAATGACTTTGTGACACTCAAGAAG GATGTGGACAGTGCCTACATGAACAAGGTGGAGCTGGATGCCAAGGTGGACTCCCTGACTGATGAGATCAATTTCCTCAGAGCCCTGTACGAAATG GAACTGGCTCAGATGCAGCAGCAGGTCTCCAACACCTCCGTCATTCTGTCTATGGACAACAACCGAGACCTGGACCTGGATGGCATCATTGCTGAAGTCAAAGCGCAGTACGAGGAGATTGCTAACAGGAGCCGAGCTGAGGCTGAATCTTGGTACCAAACGAAG TATGAAGAGCTGCAGGTTACTGCTGGCAGACACGGGGATGACCTCCGCAACACCAAGCATGAAATCTCAGAGCTGAACCGAGTCATCCAGAGACTGAGGAATGAAATTGACAATGTGAAAAGACAG TGCGCCAACCTGCAAGCAGCCATTGCTGAGGTGGAGGAGCGCGGTGAACTGGCCCTCAAGGATGCCAAGGGCAAactggctgagctggaggatgCCCTGCAGAAGGCCAAGGGAGATTTGGCACGTCAGCTGCGGGAGTACCAGGAGCTGATGAATGTCAAGCTGGCCCTGGATATCGAGATCGCCACCTACAGGAAGTTGCTGGAAGGAGAGGAGAGCAG GCTGTGTGGAGAAGGTGTTGGTGCAATGAATATCT CTGTGGTCACCTCAACTGTTGGTGGTGGGTCTGGAAACAGAAGTGGTGTCTGCATTGGAGGTGGAAGTGGTCTCGGCATTGGAGGTGGAAGCGGTCTCGGCATTGGAGGTGGAAGCG GTGGAAGCGGTGTCTGCATTGGAGATGGAAGCGGTCTTGGCATGGGAGGTGGGCTCAGTGTTGGAGGAAGCAGCTTCAGCTCTGGAAGCGGAAGAGGCATCGGCGGGTTGAGCCTTGGAGGCGGAAGTGGCTCTAGCGTGAAATTTGTCTCAACTACCTCTTCCACCAGAAGAAGCTACAAAAGCTAA